A single genomic interval of Clostridium facile harbors:
- the argC gene encoding N-acetyl-gamma-glutamyl-phosphate reductase, translating to MKVGIIGATGYAGAELLRLLLTHPNVTVSAISSVSFEHQNIQDVYPNFAQTCNMVLCDEDTAIQKSDVIFASLPHGLSELIAEKCVEQNKYLIDLGADFRLTDPKDYEEWYQLSYQKPELHELSAYIIPELHRKLADNIKIIANPGCYPTSISLGLAPIIQTGKVDCNSIIIDSKSGVTGAGRGLSQTTHYPDCNEAFSPYKVASHRHTPEIEQTLSGLAGQNCTVTFVPHLLPVNRGIVSTMYLNLTEPMALEEIHSLYRKFYQTEKFVRVLPKGTTANLKNVKYSNYCDISLHLDPRTNRLIVVSTIDNMVKGAAGQAIQNMNLLMGIPEDTGLDFIPPAF from the coding sequence ATGAAAGTTGGAATTATTGGAGCAACCGGATATGCAGGAGCAGAGTTGTTGAGATTGCTGCTCACCCATCCAAATGTTACTGTAAGTGCTATTAGCTCTGTTAGCTTTGAGCATCAAAATATACAAGATGTTTATCCAAACTTTGCACAAACATGCAATATGGTATTATGTGATGAAGATACCGCCATCCAAAAAAGTGACGTTATTTTTGCTTCCCTTCCCCATGGACTAAGCGAGTTAATCGCAGAAAAATGTGTGGAACAAAATAAATATTTGATTGATTTAGGGGCTGACTTTCGTTTAACAGACCCTAAGGACTATGAAGAATGGTATCAACTTAGTTATCAAAAACCAGAATTACATGAATTATCCGCCTATATTATTCCCGAACTTCACCGAAAATTAGCGGACAACATTAAAATAATAGCAAATCCAGGATGTTACCCAACCAGTATTAGCTTGGGGTTAGCTCCTATTATCCAAACAGGAAAAGTGGATTGTAATTCCATTATTATTGACAGCAAATCTGGTGTGACTGGTGCAGGTAGAGGATTGAGCCAAACAACCCATTATCCTGACTGCAATGAAGCATTTTCCCCTTATAAGGTGGCTTCTCACCGTCATACCCCTGAAATTGAGCAAACTTTATCCGGTCTGGCTGGACAAAATTGTACGGTTACTTTTGTCCCTCATCTATTACCGGTCAATCGTGGGATTGTCTCCACGATGTATCTCAATTTAACTGAACCAATGGCATTGGAAGAGATCCACAGCCTATATAGAAAATTTTATCAAACCGAAAAATTTGTTCGTGTCCTGCCAAAAGGTACTACTGCAAATTTAAAAAATGTGAAATACTCCAATTACTGTGATATTTCACTCCATTTGGATCCCCGTACTAATCGCCTGATTGTAGTTTCTACCATTGACAATATGGTAAAAGGTGCAGCGGGCCAAGCAATCCAAAATATGAACTTATTGATGGGGATACCAGAAGATACTGGATTAGACTTTATCCCACCAGCATTTTAA
- a CDS encoding metal-dependent transcriptional regulator, with product MIIKESAENYLETILILHQRNGSVRSIDIANELDFSKPSVSVAMKNLRENGYLVMDGNGAITLTEKGMKIAETMYERHQLLSDWLVRLGVDKTTAVTDACRMEHVISAKSFDAIKNHVKTREKGSPSQE from the coding sequence GTGATAATTAAAGAATCCGCAGAAAATTATTTGGAAACAATCTTAATCTTACACCAGCGCAATGGTTCTGTCCGATCAATTGATATTGCAAACGAACTTGATTTTTCCAAACCAAGTGTTAGTGTTGCTATGAAAAACCTCCGAGAAAATGGGTATTTAGTAATGGATGGAAATGGTGCCATTACTTTAACCGAAAAAGGGATGAAAATAGCAGAAACCATGTACGAGCGCCACCAGTTGCTTTCTGATTGGCTTGTTCGTCTTGGAGTGGATAAAACAACTGCTGTGACAGATGCTTGTCGGATGGAGCATGTTATCAGTGCCAAAAGTTTTGACGCCATTAAAAATCATGTAAAAACAAGAGAAAAAGGTTCTCCCTCACAAGAATAA
- a CDS encoding FeoA family protein: MMPLTMVEPGKPISIQRIGGKEEIKRFLENLGFVVGSDVTIISKIGGNVIVNIKNSRVAISKEMANKIMV, from the coding sequence ATGATGCCGTTGACTATGGTGGAGCCTGGAAAACCAATTTCGATTCAAAGGATTGGCGGAAAAGAGGAAATAAAACGTTTTTTAGAAAACCTAGGGTTTGTAGTAGGGAGTGATGTTACCATTATATCCAAAATTGGTGGCAATGTAATAGTAAATATTAAGAATTCCCGCGTAGCAATTAGTAAAGAAATGGCTAATAAAATTATGGTATAA
- a CDS encoding FeoA family protein, which translates to MQTLRDAKCGDTVTVVKLHGEGAVKRRIMDMGITKGVEILIRKVAPLGDPVEVNVRGYELSLRKSDAEMIEVR; encoded by the coding sequence ATGCAAACATTGCGTGATGCCAAATGTGGCGATACTGTTACTGTAGTAAAGCTACATGGGGAAGGTGCTGTAAAACGTCGTATTATGGATATGGGGATTACGAAAGGGGTAGAGATTTTAATTCGTAAAGTTGCTCCACTAGGAGACCCTGTAGAAGTAAATGTCCGTGGTTATGAATTATCTTTAAGGAAATCTGACGCAGAGATGATAGAGGTAAGATAA
- the feoB gene encoding ferrous iron transport protein B: MSIKIALAGNPNSGKTTLFNALTGANQFVGNWPGVTVEKKEGKLKGYRDVIITDLPGIYSISPYTLEEVVARNYLIHERPNAILNIVDGTNIERNLYLSTQLMEMGIPVVLAVNMMDVVKKRGDKINIQQLKKDLGCEVVEISALKGTGIKEAADQAVKLAESKKRAVPVHRFDPIVEDALNEIESFLTGVAEEQKRFYAIKLFERDEKIVELISKVPDVESIIKTVEEKMDDDAESIITNERYQYISSMIKHCYHKKSDAKLSTSDKIDKVVTNRWLALPIFAVVMFIVYYISVSTVGTWATDWANDGLFGDGFHLFGIGSSSYSEVSEEYDAASAQVDAYITAAEEAGIDVEPLQETLESEEPDQSIITAFATEAEQANIIGENEIRNDDGEIEEVQEVTASDFATAVEVAEPDPADYGVWVPGIPVLVQSGLDAIHCADWLEGLILDGIVAGVGAVLGFVPQMLVLFIFLAFLEACGYMARIAFIMDRIFRKFGLSGKSFIPMLIGTGCGVPGIMASRTIENDRDRKMTVMTTTFIPCGAKLPIIALIAGALFGGAWWVAPSAYFVGIAAIIVSGIILKKTKMFAGDPAPFVMELPAYHLPTVGNVLRSMWERGWSFIKKAGTIILLATILVWFTSNFGFTDGGFGMVSMDDSILAAIGSAIAWIFAPLGWGNWQAAVAAITGLIAKENVVGTFGVLYGGFDEVAENGWQIWMNMQASFTALSAYSFLVFNLLCAPCFAAIGAIKREMNSAKWTWFAIGYQCIFAYLVSMCIYQIGSLFTGNFNIVGVIVSFIVVAVFLYLLFRPYKESNSLKAKVRV; the protein is encoded by the coding sequence ATGTCAATTAAAATTGCGCTTGCTGGTAATCCAAACAGTGGTAAAACAACATTATTTAATGCGTTAACCGGTGCAAACCAGTTTGTTGGAAACTGGCCAGGTGTTACAGTAGAAAAAAAGGAAGGGAAATTAAAAGGGTATCGTGATGTCATTATTACCGACCTTCCCGGTATCTATTCCATTTCTCCCTATACATTGGAAGAGGTTGTCGCAAGGAATTATTTAATTCATGAACGACCAAATGCTATTTTGAATATTGTAGATGGTACCAATATTGAGCGCAACCTTTATTTATCTACTCAATTAATGGAAATGGGAATTCCAGTAGTCCTGGCTGTTAACATGATGGATGTTGTCAAAAAAAGAGGAGATAAAATCAATATCCAGCAACTGAAAAAAGACCTTGGTTGCGAAGTAGTAGAAATCTCTGCGTTAAAAGGGACGGGAATTAAAGAAGCTGCGGACCAAGCTGTGAAATTAGCGGAAAGTAAAAAAAGAGCTGTTCCTGTACATAGATTTGATCCTATAGTAGAAGATGCTTTAAATGAAATTGAATCGTTCTTAACTGGCGTGGCAGAAGAACAAAAACGTTTTTATGCAATTAAACTGTTTGAACGGGATGAAAAAATCGTTGAGTTAATTTCAAAAGTGCCTGATGTGGAATCCATTATTAAAACGGTAGAAGAAAAAATGGATGATGATGCGGAAAGTATTATTACCAATGAGCGTTATCAATACATTTCTTCTATGATCAAACATTGTTATCACAAAAAGAGCGATGCGAAACTATCTACTTCCGATAAAATTGATAAGGTTGTTACCAACCGTTGGCTTGCATTGCCTATTTTTGCGGTAGTTATGTTTATTGTTTACTATATCTCTGTTTCTACAGTGGGAACATGGGCAACAGACTGGGCAAATGATGGATTGTTTGGAGATGGATTCCATCTGTTTGGGATTGGAAGTTCTTCTTATTCTGAGGTGTCGGAAGAATATGATGCAGCCAGTGCGCAAGTAGATGCTTATATCACTGCTGCGGAAGAAGCTGGCATTGATGTAGAGCCTCTTCAGGAAACATTGGAATCCGAGGAACCAGATCAGTCCATTATTACTGCTTTTGCAACAGAGGCAGAACAAGCAAATATTATTGGGGAAAACGAAATCAGGAATGACGATGGTGAAATCGAGGAAGTACAAGAAGTAACTGCCTCCGATTTTGCTACAGCAGTAGAAGTTGCGGAACCAGACCCAGCCGATTACGGAGTATGGGTGCCAGGTATTCCTGTGTTAGTACAATCCGGATTAGATGCAATCCATTGTGCTGACTGGCTGGAAGGCTTGATCTTAGATGGCATTGTAGCCGGTGTCGGTGCTGTATTGGGATTTGTGCCTCAGATGTTAGTGTTGTTCATTTTCTTGGCATTTTTGGAAGCTTGTGGATATATGGCACGTATTGCATTTATCATGGACCGTATTTTCCGGAAATTTGGTTTATCTGGAAAATCTTTTATCCCAATGCTAATTGGTACAGGATGTGGTGTTCCAGGTATTATGGCATCTAGGACAATAGAAAATGACCGTGACCGTAAAATGACTGTTATGACAACTACATTCATTCCATGTGGTGCAAAACTTCCCATCATCGCATTAATCGCAGGTGCTTTATTTGGTGGGGCATGGTGGGTAGCACCAAGTGCCTACTTTGTAGGGATTGCCGCTATTATCGTCTCTGGTATTATTTTGAAGAAAACAAAGATGTTTGCTGGAGATCCGGCTCCATTTGTAATGGAACTTCCAGCTTACCATCTTCCAACAGTAGGTAATGTTTTACGTAGTATGTGGGAACGTGGCTGGTCCTTTATCAAAAAGGCTGGAACAATTATCCTGTTAGCAACTATTTTAGTTTGGTTTACTTCTAACTTTGGTTTTACAGATGGCGGATTTGGTATGGTATCCATGGATGATAGCATCCTGGCTGCAATCGGTAGCGCGATTGCCTGGATTTTTGCTCCTCTTGGTTGGGGAAATTGGCAGGCAGCAGTGGCAGCAATCACTGGCTTAATTGCAAAAGAGAATGTAGTAGGTACCTTTGGTGTATTGTATGGCGGATTTGATGAGGTAGCAGAAAATGGTTGGCAAATTTGGATGAATATGCAGGCTTCCTTCACTGCACTGTCCGCATATTCCTTCTTGGTATTCAACCTGTTATGCGCTCCTTGCTTTGCGGCAATCGGTGCAATCAAACGTGAAATGAACAGCGCAAAATGGACTTGGTTCGCAATTGGATATCAATGTATCTTCGCTTACCTAGTATCCATGTGCATTTATCAGATTGGTAGCCTATTTACTGGAAACTTTAATATTGTTGGTGTTATTGTTTCCTTTATTGTGGTTGCAGTATTCCTGTATCTCTTGTTCCGTCCTTACAAAGAAAGTAATTCCTTAAAAGCAAAAGTTCGTGTATAA
- a CDS encoding FeoB-associated Cys-rich membrane protein translates to MITFIINNWSTIIISLVLLAVVVFIVVKLVRDKKKGKSCSSCGGSCGGCPGASMCHHSHNHKD, encoded by the coding sequence TTGATTACATTTATCATAAATAATTGGTCTACCATTATAATCTCCTTGGTTTTATTGGCAGTTGTAGTTTTTATTGTGGTAAAATTGGTGAGGGATAAGAAAAAAGGAAAATCCTGCAGTAGTTGTGGTGGAAGTTGTGGAGGTTGCCCAGGCGCTTCTATGTGCCATCATTCTCATAACCATAAAGATTAG
- the hpf gene encoding ribosome hibernation-promoting factor, HPF/YfiA family, which yields MINITARGFELKQGTKDGIDKELKRVEKMLPDTASFDVTLSKTVEGYQCDITVKNTGSFIRGEAVAEKIEPSIDYAVDDLKRKLRKLKTSLVDKKRKSGIDILATAMDTLEDSEEDFENEDYPSADIKRTKHFTLHMMTDDEAIVQMEMLGHSFFVYMGEEGETKIVYARKKGYGLLICDQ from the coding sequence ATGATCAACATTACAGCAAGAGGATTCGAACTAAAACAAGGTACCAAAGACGGAATTGACAAAGAACTCAAGCGAGTAGAGAAGATGCTCCCAGATACCGCATCCTTTGATGTAACTCTCTCTAAAACAGTAGAGGGCTACCAATGTGATATTACCGTCAAAAACACAGGAAGCTTTATCCGAGGTGAAGCTGTTGCAGAAAAAATTGAACCTAGCATTGATTACGCTGTTGATGATTTAAAACGCAAACTGAGAAAATTAAAAACCAGCCTTGTAGATAAAAAGAGGAAGTCTGGGATTGATATCTTAGCAACCGCAATGGATACATTGGAAGACAGCGAAGAAGATTTTGAAAATGAAGATTATCCATCCGCTGATATCAAGCGTACAAAACATTTTACTTTGCATATGATGACAGATGACGAGGCGATTGTACAAATGGAAATGCTGGGGCACTCTTTCTTTGTATACATGGGAGAAGAAGGAGAAACCAAGATTGTCTATGCGAGGAAAAAAGGATATGGTTTATTGATTTGTGACCAATAA
- a CDS encoding lysylphosphatidylglycerol synthase transmembrane domain-containing protein has protein sequence MKKTKNNKGNIINGIIIAITVIILLCYMFFVDGIDNIIAVFQNAKLLWLVAGALCMVLYWAIEAAIVHCATKCFPQKLPYRQVFQTTMIGQFFNCVTPSATGGQPMQIYHMNKIGFGAGYATSSLLVRFIVYQLGLTVYSIVVLCFQYKEFASQIKGFKYLIIFGFILNTAVAIGLLLIGFTKNFAKKAMHGICRLLAKLHLLKNLEKKLEIVDREVDSFHDGFRIIRKNITRLCIMFIMTILQLSFFFFVPVTIAFSFGVPSIPIFTMMAAASCVQMASSFIPLPGAAGGAELSFFMLFGMFFPAAKLSSAVLVWRLFTFYFPILCGMFFSRNLFGKRKEILASTSQSIQD, from the coding sequence ATGAAAAAAACTAAAAATAATAAAGGAAATATTATTAATGGTATTATTATTGCAATTACTGTAATTATCTTACTATGTTATATGTTTTTTGTCGATGGAATTGATAATATTATCGCTGTATTCCAAAACGCAAAATTGTTATGGCTGGTTGCTGGGGCACTTTGCATGGTTTTGTACTGGGCAATCGAAGCTGCCATAGTACATTGTGCAACCAAGTGTTTCCCGCAAAAATTGCCTTATCGCCAGGTATTCCAGACAACCATGATTGGACAGTTTTTTAATTGTGTTACCCCTTCCGCTACTGGTGGCCAACCTATGCAGATTTATCATATGAATAAAATTGGGTTTGGTGCTGGTTACGCAACAAGTTCTTTATTGGTACGGTTTATTGTTTACCAATTAGGGCTTACTGTTTATTCCATTGTCGTTTTGTGCTTTCAATACAAAGAATTCGCCTCCCAAATAAAAGGTTTTAAATACCTGATTATTTTTGGGTTTATCTTAAACACCGCAGTAGCCATTGGATTATTGTTGATAGGGTTTACCAAAAATTTTGCAAAAAAAGCAATGCATGGTATTTGTAGATTATTAGCAAAGTTACATTTGCTAAAAAATTTAGAGAAAAAATTAGAAATAGTAGACCGAGAAGTAGATTCTTTTCATGATGGATTTCGTATTATCCGAAAAAATATTACAAGATTATGCATTATGTTTATTATGACTATTCTGCAATTATCATTTTTCTTTTTTGTTCCGGTTACCATTGCGTTTAGTTTTGGTGTCCCATCTATTCCAATCTTTACAATGATGGCTGCTGCCTCCTGTGTGCAGATGGCAAGCTCTTTCATTCCTTTACCTGGAGCAGCTGGTGGAGCGGAATTGAGCTTTTTTATGTTATTTGGAATGTTCTTCCCAGCGGCTAAATTAAGTTCTGCTGTATTAGTATGGCGCTTATTTACCTTTTATTTTCCAATTTTATGTGGAATGTTTTTCTCCAGAAATTTGTTTGGAAAACGAAAAGAAATCCTCGCATCTACGTCCCAATCTATACAGGATTAA
- a CDS encoding pyridoxamine kinase, whose translation MSKQTIRVAAIHDLSGFGRCSLSVILPTLSAMGIQACAIPTAVLSTHTGGLGDPVLCDLTDYIQPTLQHYQSLKLDFNCIYSGFLGSIDQIDHCLEFFSAYRGALKVVDPVMGDHGKTYRTYTPQLVARMQELVKVADVITPNLTEAAILLKEEYPNAPMTVSRLKSWLVRQSELGPEYVLITGVAMADGHLSNVGYDRNRGAFWRVNCDYVPVDYPGTGDIYASVVVGSLLNGDSLPIAMERATRFLELAIKTTYSYGTDSRYGVMLERSLPWLMEHHYLKGYEKL comes from the coding sequence ATGTCGAAACAGACCATTCGGGTGGCGGCAATCCACGATTTATCCGGTTTTGGACGGTGCTCTTTATCGGTGATTTTACCAACTTTATCCGCAATGGGGATACAAGCCTGTGCAATTCCAACAGCAGTATTATCTACCCACACAGGTGGATTAGGCGACCCTGTTTTATGCGATTTAACGGATTATATCCAGCCAACATTACAGCATTATCAATCTTTGAAATTGGATTTTAATTGTATTTATAGTGGATTTTTAGGTTCTATTGATCAAATCGACCATTGTTTGGAATTTTTTTCAGCTTATAGGGGGGCATTGAAAGTTGTGGACCCCGTTATGGGGGACCATGGAAAAACATACCGTACTTATACACCTCAATTAGTGGCTAGGATGCAGGAGTTGGTAAAAGTAGCCGATGTTATTACACCAAATTTGACAGAGGCAGCTATTTTATTAAAAGAGGAATACCCAAACGCTCCAATGACAGTAAGCAGGTTAAAGAGTTGGCTAGTACGTCAAAGTGAACTGGGGCCAGAATATGTCTTAATTACTGGGGTAGCCATGGCGGATGGTCATCTTTCTAACGTGGGATATGATAGGAATAGAGGAGCTTTTTGGCGGGTTAACTGCGACTATGTTCCAGTAGATTATCCTGGTACAGGGGATATTTATGCTAGTGTGGTGGTGGGCTCTTTGCTGAATGGCGATAGTTTGCCTATTGCAATGGAACGTGCTACTAGGTTTTTAGAACTTGCCATTAAAACTACTTACAGTTATGGAACAGATAGCAGATATGGCGTTATGCTAGAACGTTCCCTACCATGGTTGATGGAACATCACTATTTAAAGGGATACGAAAAATTATAA